The Oleispira antarctica RB-8 genome contains the following window.
TCGGCGATTTCCAATAAACGCTTTTTCTCTGCATCACTTAATGGACCAATCAGTTGAACTTTACGAATCAATGCCTCTATTTTTGAGTCTTTATCTTCAGATTTTCCTGCATCGTCTAAATAATTACGCTCGTGTGATAAAGAAACTTCCACATGTTCAAGAGGGAGTTTCTTTAAGTTGGCGTACATGCGAATTGTCATCGCAGTACAAGCCCCTAGCGCAGCCAGTAAATGTTCATAGGGATCGGGGCCGGTGTTTTGCCCTCCCATTTTAGTCGGTTCATCGGCAAACCAGTGGTGATGATCGGTGAATATTTCTTGTTGAAATTTATGATCAAGCTCGGCAACGAGTACGTGTCCGTTGGCGAGATCACGAGTGGATTTTTTAGCGATCGGAATATAGCGGCTAGCCCATCCTGAAATCGTTTGCGCTACATATTCGCTGTCGATTGCTTTTGTTAGTAAGTGATCGGCCGTATCTAGGCTAACAAAGCTTTTAGGATGCTTAGCCGCTTTGTAAATTTTTTCTGCGTCAGAAATATCTACCGTTAAATCGACGGGAGAGTGCAATACTAATAAGGCTTTGTTCAAATGCTTAATATGGTCGGTAGTTTGGTTGCGAAGGTCATCCAGGAATTGTTTTTTAACGGTGAATTCACGCGCCCCCAAACTCACTTTTGCTTGCCCGTCTGTTTCGATCGTCTCTAAATGTGCATTGAAATTATGCAAAACATGGCTGGCTTCAAAGGGAGCGGCAATCGTTACTACGGCTCTGACTTTAGGCAATTGTGCGGCCATTGCTAAAACGGCTGCACCGCCAAGACTGTGGCCAATTAACAGCTCTGGCGCTTGATAATTTTGTTCAAGAAAGCGAGCAGCGGCCAGTAGATCTTCGGTATTTGATGAGAAATTGGTATTAGCAAAATCGCCGTCACTATTGCCTAAACCCGTGAAATCAAAGCGAAAAACCGCAAAGCCGTATTGCACCAGAAAACGACTGATGCGCGAGGCGGCTGCAATATCTTTACCACAGGTAAAGCAATGGGCAAATAATACATAAGCTCGGATCGCTTGATCTGGGGTTTCAAGTGAGCCTGCTAAATTTTGTCCTTGGCTTTCAAATTCTACTTTAGTTCTCATTATTTGACTCTTGCTAGAAAGAAAATGGGTTCTTTGAGTTACCAGTTGATTGTTATAGATGCACTATCTTCTTCACTAATACTTAGATAATCCAATACCCCTGATGTACTCGTGCCGCCTAAAGTCCATTGTGCATTAAGTGTCACTGTTTTGCTTTCTCTTATGTCTTCGTATTCTAAAGAACCTGTGCAGCTTGATGTTTCAGTGGCCACCCAATTCGTCATTTCTGAAGTCCAGCGAACGGTTTCTGTTCCACCCGCTGATCTAGTCGCGACTCGCGTACCCACATTTATACCCTCTTCATAAAGCTCAAGGGTGATATTACCTAAGTCTCCAATAGTTCCTTGTAGCACTATTGATTGCTGCAAACTTGAAAGTGCATCTTCTCGAGTTGATACTGTTGATGTATAGCTCTGGTTTGAGCCAAAGACGGTCTCAACTTTCGAGCCCGTTTCGCCAAAATCAATCTCCCAATTGCATTGGTTCTCGGTATATTTTTCTTCCGAGCAGGCATAGGCACTATTGAGCACTGAAAATATATCTGCGAATGAGGGGGCTAAAAATGCAGCACTGGCGAATGCGGCAAGGAATTGATCGTTTTCTGGAATGCTGTCGAGGTCAATGTCTGATGCTGCTCCTGTCATACTTTCAATTAATACCCATGTCTCAGATTCATCAATAGCGCTATTGGCTGTCAGTACATCATCATTTTCTTCATTTTCGACAAAATTACAGACGCGATGAGTTTCGCTTACCAAGTCGTTTTCTTTAGGAGGGGTTGTTGGTGGGACTCCTTGCCCAGGAAATGCGTCAGCGCTGGATGAATCATCATTTGTGGAACTATCAGCTCCGCAGGCTGTGAGTAATGCACTTGAAATTAGTAAGGTAAGTAGTTGTTTCATTGAATGTCAGCCCATTTATTAATAATATCAATAGTATGGTGTACATTAAGTGACTGCTCTAGTTGTTATATCTAAAGATGAGAGCTGATTCTCCTTCTTAGAAACAAATACAACTATCTGAGGTTTACAACTTAGCAAAGCGCAGAGGTTTGGCATTCCAAAAATTAGGGACTGATGTGTGTAAACCTGATTTGGTACATCTGTTCAAGTTGGCGCAAAAGAGCACTTGCTGGCTCTTCAGAATGTAATATCTCCCTGACATACTGCGTACTGGAAAAATAATAACAACCCAGTACGGAGTGAACTCACCATGAAAAAAACATTATTAGCGTTGGCATGTAGCACAATGGCAATGAGTGCTGTCGGTATGTCGAAAACACCCAGCCCTGAGCCTGTTGATGAAACCGTTGTGTACCCTACGCCAGAGACTGTGGTTCGATTCATTGCCATTGGTGATTCTGGCACAGGTGAGGATGGTCAGTACAAGGTGGCGGATGCGATGCAGGCTGTTTGTGAGCAGCGCGGTTGTGAATTTGCGATTGGTCTAGGCGATAATATTTATGAAAGTGGTGTCGATGGCGTGAACGATATCCAATTCGATACCAAGTTCGAAGACCCTTACAAAAATATCGGTTTTCCATTTTATATGGCTTTAGGCAATCACGATAATACTTGGATCTTTGCTGGCGATGGCGCTGATAATGATAAGGGTGAAATTCAAGTGGAGTATCATTACCGCACCGATCGTAAGAGCGACAAGTGGCAGATGCCTGCCCGTTTTTATCAATTTAGCGCGCCGCTGAATACGACGGTGCCTTTGGTTGAATTTTTCGCTATGGATACTAATCCCTCTGCATCAGCGGGGGATCCGAGCAATGAATATAATAAAGATGATTATTCTGAGTTGCAGGGCAAATGGTTAAAAGACGGGTTTATGGCGTCTAAAGCACCGTGGAAAATTGCGTTTGGTCATCACCCGTATATCTCTAATGGTTCCCACGGCAATGCGGGTAATTACGATAGTTTAGTCGGTCAGGGTAAGCATTTTAAAAAGATGACGGAAGAAAATATTTGTGGCAATGCCGATGCCATGATTGTTGGTCATACTCATGCATTGCAGTGGTTAAAGGAGAAAGAGTCTTGCCCTGGTACCTTCCATATTGTTAGTGGTGCAGGGGCTAAGACTAAAAACTTTGTCACGAAAAATAATCTTAATGAATCTTATTGGCAGCAGGATGAAATCTTAGGGTTCTTTTATGTTGAAATTCAGGGGGATGAGTTCCGTGGTACGGCTTATACGGTTGACCCTGTCAGTGGCGAGTATAAAGCTTCTTATACTCGCACTATGAACAGGAAGAAGTAGGGGCGAGCTGTAATACGAGTCAGCAGCGTGTGCTGCTGAACTGGTTTTTCATTCGGTGTTTTGGTGTATTAGCTCTTTGAGTGCAATGTCCGATACTCGCCGGGAGCATGTCCGGTCCAAGATTTAAAACGGCGGTGAAAAGAGCGTACTTCGCTGAAACCTAAGTTACTGGCTATCTCATTAATCGCAACATGGGTCGTGGTTAACCACTCTATTGCGGTTTCTCGGCGAATATCATCGAGTAAGTTTTGATAGCCTGTACCCGCTTCTTGCAGTCTGCGCTGCAGTGTTCGCTCGGTCATATCTAACGCTTCGGCGACCTTTTCTTTACGGGGTAATTCATGTTCCATTAAGCGTCTTAATACGGCACGCACTTGCAATATGATGGTCTTTTTTTGCTTGATTTCGTCCATCATGGATTCAGCTTGTTGAGTCAGGCTTTGTAATAAGCCTGGGTCAGGCTGGCGCAATGGAATGTCTAATACTTCTTCGTCAACAATCAGTGCGCTGCGCTTTGCATTGAATTCAATATCGCAGCCAAACATGTCTTGGTATACCGCAAGCTCTTCTGAATTAGGCTGGTCGCGTTCTAGTTGCACGCAATAGGGTTTTCCTTCAGGAAGATCCGCGAGGTAGCGAGCAAACTGTGTCCAGGAATAAAGAACATTGTCGATCATGTGAGGAATGATGACGGGGTCGTCATATTGGCAAGTCCAGCAGACCGCTAAGCGAGGGCCTGCTTTTTCAAGCTTTGTTACGCCCATATCGCCAACAATGGATTCATACATGGGTGTCATGTGCAGTGCTTCACGAGCGCTGCGGCAATTCATAATCATGTAACCGAAGATGCTGTAAGACCCTGGTTGCACATAAGTGCCACTTTTTAGACCGAAGAGGGGATCATTGCAGGCATCAACCAGCCAGCGAATGAGGCGCTGAAATTCAGTGCCCGTTACGCGAGTGATGCTGTTGTCTAAAATTCCGACGGGTAGATCATTTTGTACAAGCGCGTCTTCTGCTTCAATGCCATAATCTTGCGCGGCGCGTAAGTATTGGCGCAATGCAGCGGTTGAAGCGGATCCAAGGCGGTCTTCAGTCATAGGGCTATTTAATAATTTCTATGGTGGGGTGGCCTAATTTACTACTTGGCTGTCCGAAAGTGACGTTGCTAATTCCGGCTGCCTCCGTAGACTAATCGTTATCTTAGCGCTACCTGCGCTATGGGTCTATTACTGACTGTAAAAAATAATGTGATAGCTCATTAAATTGTTATTGAAAATAAAAAGTATTGGGAGAGAATTATGCGTCGTTGGAATGGTTGGGGTGATGACAGTACCACTAAAGAAGTTTCTGAACACGGCGGTGCATTAATTCGTAGTTTTATCGGTGAGCCAAAAGCATTGGCAGATGTTTCGCTTGAAAGTGTTATGGCTAAAGTGCCAGCGTCTCGGTTACCTAAGCACCCTTTAATCAGTACTGATGCAGAAGAGCGTGTTCGCCACGCTCGTGGGCAAAGTTTTCCTGATTGGCTAGCCATGCGCAGCGGTGACTTTGATGTTTTCCCAGATGGTATTGCTTATCCAGAGACCAGCACTCAGGTACGTGAGATTTTAGACCTTGCGGTCGAGCATGATTTTATCGTAATCCCCTATGGTGGCGGTACGTCGGTTGCGGGTCATATTACACCTCAGGAAAATGCTAAAGCGATTCTAACGATTGATATGGGTCGTATGAATCAGTTGATGGAGCTGAACGAAGAAAGCCAAATAGCGACGTTTGGTGCAGGTACACCTGGGCCGCAAGTTGAATCTCAGCTGCAAGCCCGCGGTTATACGTTAGGTCATTATCCTCAGTCTTGGGAATTGTCGACCATTGGTGGTTGGGTTGCGACGCGTTCTTCAGGTCAGCAGTCGTTACGTTATGGTCGTATTGAGCAGATGTTTGCCGGGGGTAAGTTGGAAACAATGCTCGGGACGATGGATATTCCTACCATTCCTGCGTCTTCTGCTGGCCCTGATATGCGTGAAGTCACAATGGGTATGGAAGGCCGTATGGGCATCTATACCGAAGTTAAAGTGCGTGTTGTGCGTGTGGCGCAAGAAGAAAAATTCATGGTGTGTTTTATGCCAAGCTGGGAAGCCGGTAAAGCGGTTGCCCGTGAAGTGGCGCAGCAAAAAATCCCAATGTCGATGATGCGTGTGAGTAATGCGGCGGAGACCCGTGCTCATGCAAACTTGGGTACGACGTTAAAGCAATTCAAATTGTTGGATGGTTATTTACGCTTTCGTGGCTTAGATGATAACCGCTGCATGTTGACCTTTGGTGTGACGGGCAGCAAATTGCAAAATAAATCTTCGATGAAGCAAGTTAAGAAGATTTTAAGACAATACAAGGGTATCGGTGGTCCGTTGGCGAATATCATGGGATCCATCTGGGCTCATGGTCGCTTCAAGTTTCCGTATTTGCGTGAAACAACGTGGGCACAAGGGATTGCTGTTGATACATTAGAGACGTCTACCGATTGGGATAACGTTGATAATATGATGAATGGCATGGAAGAATCGTTACGTACTGCGCTGAAAGATGAAGGCGAAGAGGTCATGGTTTTCACGCATCTTTCTCATGTTTATGGTCAAGGTTCGAGTATTTATACTACTTATTTCTTCCGCTGCGCGGATACGTATGAAAATACGTTAGCACGCTGGAAAAAATTAAAGGGCAATACCTGTGATGTTATTGCGCAAGGTCGTGCGACGATTTCTCATCAGCATGGTGTTGGTCGTGATCACGCGCCTTATATGCCTGCAGAAAAAGGCGAACTCGGAATGCGTGTGATCGAAACCTTGATTAAAGATTTTGATCCAGAGAAGCGTTTAAACCCGGGTGTTTTGATTGAAGATGATAAATAAACAGTTTCTATAAATACAGTTTAAATGTTTATCAACTTTCTTTTTACTTTCCACTGCTGACGACGAGTTAGCAGTTTTTAATAGAGCAGTTATTATGTGGCAAGAAGCATGGCAATCAGGTAATCGTGAACTGTTGCTAAATCGCTTGAGAGAAAACAAGCAAGACGAATGGGATGTTGTTGTTGCTGGTGGTGGTATTACAGGCGCGGGTATTGCGCGTGAAGCTGCACGACGTGGTTTGAGTGTCTTACTGGTGGATCGCCAAGATTTTGCTTGGGGAACGTCTAGTCGTTCTTCAAAAATGGTGCATGGTGGGTTGCGCTATATTGCTGCTGGCGATATTAAAACAACCATGCATTCGGTTTCTGAGCGCGAGCGCTTAATGAATGAAGCGCCGGGGCTGGTCGATCAAATGGGTTATTTGATGGCGCATTATAAAGGCGGTTTTCCAGGACCGTTTGTTTTTAATAGCTTACTTCGCATTTATGATTTCTTTGCGGGGAAAAAGTATCGTAAATTTCATAAGCTGAAAAACTTTGAGTATCTAAGCCCGTTAATTAACGAGCATGAGTTAATTGGCGGAACTCAGTTCGCAGACGCGGTGACAGATGATTCTCGTTTAGTAATTCGTGTTCTGCGTGAAGCACAAAAAGACGGTGCTGAAGTTATTAACTATGTTGCGGTTGATTCTTTAATTAAAGAAAACGGCAATGTCGTGGGCGTGCATCTTAAAAATGCAGAGAATGACGAAATTTATTCGGTAAAAGCGAAAGTCGTTATTAATGCGACGGGTGCTTGGGCCGATCAGTTGCGCGGCGAAGTGAGCGACGAAAAAAATATTCGTCCTGCCCGAGGCAGTCATCTTGTTGTGCCTAGTTGGCGCTTGCCAGTTGCGCAGGCGTTCACCGCAATGCACCCAGATGATCAACGTCCTATTTTTATCTTTCCTTGGGAAGGTCGTACTATTATTGGAACGACGGACTTAGATAATAAAGGCATTGATAATAAAGAAGTCGCAATGACGCGAGCAGAACTTGAGTATCTGATGCGTGTGGCTAACTTTCAATTCCCCAAGGCAGGCTTAGTGGAAAAAGACATTATTTCTTCGTGGGCGGGGGTGCGTCCGTTAGTAAGTTCTGGTGCACTGAATCCTTCGAAAGAAAAACGCAACCACAGTGTTTGGAGCGATAACGGCTTGGTAACGGTGAGTGGTGGTAAATTAACCACGTTCCGTTTGATTGCTTTAGATGTTCTCGCTGCGGCAGAGCCCTATTTGCCGAATTTTAATGCAAAAGATTTTGGTGCCGATATGTTCACCAAGTTCAAGCCGACGCATCGTTTATTTAAATCTCTTCCAGGGTACTTGAAAAAACGTTTGCAAGGCCATTATGGTATGGACAGTGATCGCTTATTAGAGCAAGCGCATGCCAATGAATTGGACGTAATTCCCGGTGCGAGTGCTATGTGGGCTGAATTGCGTTGGTCAGCCAAAAATGAAGCCGTTGTGCATTTGGATGATCTGTTATTGCGCCGAACTCGCATTGGTTTATTGGTTGAGCAGGGCGGCTTGATTTATGAAAATAAAATCAAAGCCATTTGTTGCCAAGAGCTAAACTGGACGGAACCACAGTGGCAAGAAGAGCTAGAGCGTTACAAGTCTATATGGAATAAATACTACAGTATTCCTGCCTAATACATTTCGAACATTACAAAATTCGCCTCAACTTTTTACAGTATGTTATCGGTTGGGGTGAACAACAATAATAAAAAGGAAAATGCTGTGACTCAGTCGCAATATGTACTTGCCATTGATAATGGTACACAGAGCATTCGTGCTTTGGTGTTTGATGAGCAAGGCAATGAGGTTGCTAAAAGCAAAGTCAATTTAGAGGCCTATTTTTCTAATAATCCAGGCTGGGCTGAACAAGATGCTGATTATTATTGGCAGTCGCTTGGGCAGGCTTGTCAGGATTTGTGGGCGCAAGGGATTATTAAGCCCGAGCAAATTAAAGGGGTGGCACTGACAACTCAGCGCTATACCATGATCAATCTAGACGCGGATAAAAAGCCTCTTAGACCTGCGGTTGTGTGGATGGATCAGCGTCGAGCAGACGTTGAAAAACCGCTTACAGGAGTATGGGGTTTTTTAATTAAGGCGCTTGGCCTGACGAATGTGATTACTGAAATGCGAGCGAAAGCCCGTGATAATTGGATTCAGCAGCATCAGCCAGAGATTTGGCAGAAAACCCGTCATTATGTCAGTCTCTCAACGTATTTAACTTACAAACTAACGGGTCAGTTAAAGGACTCGACGGGTTCGACCATGGGGTATTTACCTTATGATTATCGGAAGCAGCAGTGGGCGAAAAAAAGCGATTTGAAGTGGAAGCTGTTAGCCGCTACGCGAGACATGATGCCTGAACTGGTTAAACCGGGAGAGTTGCTGGGCGAAATTACCGCAGAGGCTTCAGTATTTACCGCTTTGCCTCAGGGTTTGAGGATGATTGCCGCCGCCTCCGATAAAGCCTGTGAAGTGCTGGGTTCGGGAGGTGTTGAGCCTCATGTTGGGTGTTTGAGTTATGGCACCACGGCAACGATTAATACCTCGACTAAAAAATACGTCGAAACTATTCCTTTTATTCCTCCATATTCCGCAGCCATGCCGGGTGTTTATAATACCGAGATGATGGTTTATCGGGGCTTCTGGATGGTGAGCTGGTTTAAAACCGAGTTTGCCCAAGCAGAGCAGCGCAAAGCCAAAGAGCTAGGGGTTGAAACTGAGCAACTTTTTGATGAGTTATTAAATCAAGTGCCCGCGGGTTCGATGGGATTAATGATGCAGCCTTATTGGTCGCCTGGGGTTCGTCAGCCAGGGCCGGAAGGTAAAGGGGCGTTAATCGGCTTTGGTGATGTGCATAAACGTGCTCATGTTTATCGCGCTATTTTGGAAGGTCTGGCGTATGAGTTGCGCAGCGGTAAAGAGCAAATAGAAAAACGCAGCGGCACTAAAATCACCTGTTTGCGTGTGTCCGGTGGTGGTTCGCAAAGTGATGCTGCAATGCAGTTGACGGCTGATATTTTTGGTATGACCGCAGAGCGTCCGCATACTTATGAAGCTTCGGGTTTAGGCGCGGCGATCAATTGTTTTGTCGGTTTGGGTATTTATTCTGACTATAATGAAGCGATTGATAAAATGACACGCTTAGGCGATGTGTTTGAGCCCGATTTACCCACGGTGCAGTTGTACGATCGACTGTATAAAGAAGTGTATAAAAAGATGTACCAGCGCATGAAGCCTTTGTATCACTCGATACGAGACATTACGGGCTATCCAAAGAAATAAAAATAGAAAATAGCATGAACGGTGCAAAAATCTCTAACGCTATATCCGCAGTTGACTACACTGAATAAGATATAACTTATGTGGAGTGAATTATGAGTGGAGTTCTGAGCTCGGTTGATGCGCGTACTCAGCTGGTAGGTCAAAATAGACTGGAGCTTTTATTGTTTAGCTTGGGTGGGCGACAGCGCTTTGCAATTAACGTATTTAAAGTGCAAGAGGTTATGAGCCTGCCTCCGTTGACCGAAATCCCTGATCGTCATGAGCTTGTGGTAGGGGTTACTCATTTGCGTGGACAAACCATTCCTGTGATTGATTTACGCCGTGCTATTAAGATGGGTACAACGGTTATTGATGAGAACTCAACGATTATCGTGACGGAATACAATATGACCGTTCAGGCTTTTCTTGTGGCGGGGGTTGAACGTATTGTTAACATGAATTGGAATGAAATATTGCCGCCTCCGGTGGGGGCGGGACGTGCACATTATTTGACGGCGATTAGCCGCATGGATGATCGTATTGTTGAGATTATCGATGTGGAAAAAGTCTTGGCCGAGATAACCCCCTACAATCCTGAAATTAGTGATGCCTGGATTGATGATGATCTTGTTGAGCTAATTAAAGGTAAGCAAATACTCATAGCAGATGATTCACAGGTTGCCTTGAATCAGGTGACGGGGGTTTTGGTAAAGCTGGGTATCGATGTTGTTGCAACGCACAATGGCCTTGAAGCGTATCAGGTGCTTGAAGCTTGGAAGGCAGAAGGCAAGGATATTGCCAATGATGTTCTTATGCTAATTACCGATGCAGAGATGCCAGAAATGGATGGGTATATGTTAACTACCGAGATTCGTAAAGACCCTGAGTTGAAAGGCATGTTCATTGTCTTGCATACCTCTTTATCGGGCAGTTTTAATAAGGCGATGGTTGAGAAAGTAGGCTGTGATGGATTTTTATCTAAGTTTCAGCCAGAGAAATTAACTCGAGAAGTGCAGCGTATTATTCGTAAGAAATTAGGCATTGAAGAGAAGGAAGAAAATAGCGATGCTGAGTTATAGACGATAAATTGTCATCATAGGGGGGTGAAATAATTTCACGCCCTGCATCTCTATGTATAATGATGTGGCCGCTGTATTAATGTGCCGTCATGTCATTATAGGAAGATTATGTCATTTCAAACCGTGCCGTCTAAAGCTATTTCGTCTAAAAGTATGTCACCTCAAATCAGTCAGCTTTTTGTTTATCCTGTGAAATCTTGTGCAGGTATTTCTGTTTCTAATATTCAGTTTGATGATAAAGGTCCTTTGTTTGATCGCCGCTGGATGTTGGTTGATGCTCAAACAGGTATTTTTTTATCGCAGCGTGAAATTCCTCAAATGGCTTTGATTTCTACTCGTATTGAAGATGGAGAGGTTTGGGTGGGGCAGTCCTTGGACGAGTCTCTATCAGCTGATCACCGATTACCTATTACAGGGGAGTCGATAGCGGTTGAAATATGGGATGATAAAGTGCGTGGCTATGATTGTGGTGATGAGTTGGCGACGTGGTTCAGTCAGTTGTTGAATCATGAGTGTCGTTTGGTATATCAAGGTGACTGTGAACGTATGGCGGATGAAACATACGCGGTTGAAAACACACCAGTGAGTTTTGCTGATGGATTTCCTTTGCTGGTCGTTGCCGAGTCAAGCGTTGATGTTTTGAATGCCGCATGTGAAGGTGAGATAAGCTCAGTTAATTTCCGACCCAATATCGTCGTTAAAAATACGCAGGCTTTTGCTGAAAAATATTGGAAGTCTGTGGTCGTTGAAGAGGGGGTTTCGTTAGGGGGAGGTCTTGATATGAAGGTCGTCAAGCGTTGCCAGCGCTGCGTGATTCCAATGTTGAATCCTTATACGGCTAAGCGTGAAGCGAGCATTTTGCCTGTACTGCTAAAGTATTGTAAGGAGGGCAAAGAAATATTATTTGGACAAAACTTAACCTTTAAATACTCGGTCAATTTAGTCATTGAGGTGGGTCAGTCTGTGCTGATTCATTGCGAAGAAAAAGAATAGCTGAAATCAAAATAATTCAACGTCATCGTCGGTGTCGAAACTGTCATCTTGCGTTTTTTGAAATTGATGGTGGTAGATTTCTAGGGCTTCGGCAACGGTGTGGCCGCGCATTATGTGTTCGAACATGATGCGTTCAGACTCCATGGTATAACTGTTTTTAATATCTTCTCGAACTTTACTCCAGGCCTCCTCTTGATAACGCTCATTTGAATCCGCGATGAGATGGCCAATTTTTTCTAAGCTGTGCGATGCATGATCAAGCCGTTGACTTAAACGGTCATAAAATTGAAATGCGATAACCGCTTGTTGTATTTTCCCGCTTAATCCTTCAGCTGCTTGCAGCACATTGTGACGAATTTCAGCCTCCTGAGGAATATTAATGTCCAGCTTCTGTGTTTCCTCGATAATTTCTTGGCTATGGTTAACCAATTCATTGAAACTGTCAGTGAGCTGATTAACCGATTGATTGCCTTCTTTCATGCTGGTTTCTATCTGGGCCACTGTCAGTGCAAGCAGGGTGATGGTTTCGCCAACTTGGCTAAAATTTAGGGTGGGTTGTGATGTTTGACTGCCAAGAGAGTGGCGCTG
Protein-coding sequences here:
- a CDS encoding OsmC-like protein, whose amino-acid sequence is MRTKVEFESQGQNLAGSLETPDQAIRAYVLFAHCFTCGKDIAAASRISRFLVQYGFAVFRFDFTGLGNSDGDFANTNFSSNTEDLLAAARFLEQNYQAPELLIGHSLGGAAVLAMAAQLPKVRAVVTIAAPFEASHVLHNFNAHLETIETDGQAKVSLGAREFTVKKQFLDDLRNQTTDHIKHLNKALLVLHSPVDLTVDISDAEKIYKAAKHPKSFVSLDTADHLLTKAIDSEYVAQTISGWASRYIPIAKKSTRDLANGHVLVAELDHKFQQEIFTDHHHWFADEPTKMGGQNTGPDPYEHLLAALGACTAMTIRMYANLKKLPLEHVEVSLSHERNYLDDAGKSEDKDSKIEALIRKVQLIGPLSDAEKKRLLEIADRCPVHKTLHNNPHVVTTLVDDK
- a CDS encoding probable transcriptional regulator, AraC type; the encoded protein is MTEDRLGSASTAALRQYLRAAQDYGIEAEDALVQNDLPVGILDNSITRVTGTEFQRLIRWLVDACNDPLFGLKSGTYVQPGSYSIFGYMIMNCRSAREALHMTPMYESIVGDMGVTKLEKAGPRLAVCWTCQYDDPVIIPHMIDNVLYSWTQFARYLADLPEGKPYCVQLERDQPNSEELAVYQDMFGCDIEFNAKRSALIVDEEVLDIPLRQPDPGLLQSLTQQAESMMDEIKQKKTIILQVRAVLRRLMEHELPRKEKVAEALDMTERTLQRRLQEAGTGYQNLLDDIRRETAIEWLTTTHVAINEIASNLGFSEVRSFHRRFKSWTGHAPGEYRTLHSKS
- a CDS encoding FAD-containing dehydrogenase.alkyldihydroxyacetonephosphate synthase, producing the protein MRRWNGWGDDSTTKEVSEHGGALIRSFIGEPKALADVSLESVMAKVPASRLPKHPLISTDAEERVRHARGQSFPDWLAMRSGDFDVFPDGIAYPETSTQVREILDLAVEHDFIVIPYGGGTSVAGHITPQENAKAILTIDMGRMNQLMELNEESQIATFGAGTPGPQVESQLQARGYTLGHYPQSWELSTIGGWVATRSSGQQSLRYGRIEQMFAGGKLETMLGTMDIPTIPASSAGPDMREVTMGMEGRMGIYTEVKVRVVRVAQEEKFMVCFMPSWEAGKAVAREVAQQKIPMSMMRVSNAAETRAHANLGTTLKQFKLLDGYLRFRGLDDNRCMLTFGVTGSKLQNKSSMKQVKKILRQYKGIGGPLANIMGSIWAHGRFKFPYLRETTWAQGIAVDTLETSTDWDNVDNMMNGMEESLRTALKDEGEEVMVFTHLSHVYGQGSSIYTTYFFRCADTYENTLARWKKLKGNTCDVIAQGRATISHQHGVGRDHAPYMPAEKGELGMRVIETLIKDFDPEKRLNPGVLIEDDK
- the glpA gene encoding Fsn-glycerol-3-phosphate dehydrogenase (anaerobic), large subunit, FAD/NAD(P)-binding, with protein sequence MWQEAWQSGNRELLLNRLRENKQDEWDVVVAGGGITGAGIAREAARRGLSVLLVDRQDFAWGTSSRSSKMVHGGLRYIAAGDIKTTMHSVSERERLMNEAPGLVDQMGYLMAHYKGGFPGPFVFNSLLRIYDFFAGKKYRKFHKLKNFEYLSPLINEHELIGGTQFADAVTDDSRLVIRVLREAQKDGAEVINYVAVDSLIKENGNVVGVHLKNAENDEIYSVKAKVVINATGAWADQLRGEVSDEKNIRPARGSHLVVPSWRLPVAQAFTAMHPDDQRPIFIFPWEGRTIIGTTDLDNKGIDNKEVAMTRAELEYLMRVANFQFPKAGLVEKDIISSWAGVRPLVSSGALNPSKEKRNHSVWSDNGLVTVSGGKLTTFRLIALDVLAAAEPYLPNFNAKDFGADMFTKFKPTHRLFKSLPGYLKKRLQGHYGMDSDRLLEQAHANELDVIPGASAMWAELRWSAKNEAVVHLDDLLLRRTRIGLLVEQGGLIYENKIKAICCQELNWTEPQWQEELERYKSIWNKYYSIPA
- a CDS encoding Carbohydrate kinase family protein; amino-acid sequence: MLSVGVNNNNKKENAVTQSQYVLAIDNGTQSIRALVFDEQGNEVAKSKVNLEAYFSNNPGWAEQDADYYWQSLGQACQDLWAQGIIKPEQIKGVALTTQRYTMINLDADKKPLRPAVVWMDQRRADVEKPLTGVWGFLIKALGLTNVITEMRAKARDNWIQQHQPEIWQKTRHYVSLSTYLTYKLTGQLKDSTGSTMGYLPYDYRKQQWAKKSDLKWKLLAATRDMMPELVKPGELLGEITAEASVFTALPQGLRMIAAASDKACEVLGSGGVEPHVGCLSYGTTATINTSTKKYVETIPFIPPYSAAMPGVYNTEMMVYRGFWMVSWFKTEFAQAEQRKAKELGVETEQLFDELLNQVPAGSMGLMMQPYWSPGVRQPGPEGKGALIGFGDVHKRAHVYRAILEGLAYELRSGKEQIEKRSGTKITCLRVSGGGSQSDAAMQLTADIFGMTAERPHTYEASGLGAAINCFVGLGIYSDYNEAIDKMTRLGDVFEPDLPTVQLYDRLYKEVYKKMYQRMKPLYHSIRDITGYPKK
- a CDS encoding Response regulator receiver, CheW-like and CheY-like domain codes for the protein MSGVLSSVDARTQLVGQNRLELLLFSLGGRQRFAINVFKVQEVMSLPPLTEIPDRHELVVGVTHLRGQTIPVIDLRRAIKMGTTVIDENSTIIVTEYNMTVQAFLVAGVERIVNMNWNEILPPPVGAGRAHYLTAISRMDDRIVEIIDVEKVLAEITPYNPEISDAWIDDDLVELIKGKQILIADDSQVALNQVTGVLVKLGIDVVATHNGLEAYQVLEAWKAEGKDIANDVLMLITDAEMPEMDGYMLTTEIRKDPELKGMFIVLHTSLSGSFNKAMVEKVGCDGFLSKFQPEKLTREVQRIIRKKLGIEEKEENSDAEL
- a CDS encoding MOSC domain protein, beta barrel domain protein, encoding MSFQTVPSKAISSKSMSPQISQLFVYPVKSCAGISVSNIQFDDKGPLFDRRWMLVDAQTGIFLSQREIPQMALISTRIEDGEVWVGQSLDESLSADHRLPITGESIAVEIWDDKVRGYDCGDELATWFSQLLNHECRLVYQGDCERMADETYAVENTPVSFADGFPLLVVAESSVDVLNAACEGEISSVNFRPNIVVKNTQAFAEKYWKSVVVEEGVSLGGGLDMKVVKRCQRCVIPMLNPYTAKREASILPVLLKYCKEGKEILFGQNLTFKYSVNLVIEVGQSVLIHCEEKE